One segment of Nocardioides sp. QY071 DNA contains the following:
- a CDS encoding bifunctional cytidylyltransferase/SDR family oxidoreductase, which translates to MTRNVAVLLAGGVGSRVGLDIPKQLIKVAGKTLLEHTLLALHDHADVDEVVVMMTPGHTDAVRDITRGGAYPKVTAILEGGETRNDTTQRAIDHLAGTGDVAETRILLHDAVRPLVTPRIIGECFTALERYPAVDVAIPSADTIIEVATDDTIRSIPPRASLRRGQTPQAFRLDVLARAYEIAAGDPDFTATDDCSVVLKYLPDEPIIVVHGDDRNMKVTEPIDVYIADKLFQLTGIDLPRAKDDAGYRAALEGRTMVVFGGSYGIGADIAELAQSYGATVLTFSRSTTNTDVGRRADVAAAAKEAIAKAGTIDFVVNTAGVLPRGELLETTEETVYAATEINYLGPIFIAQEFYPHLAASQGSLLLFTSSSYTRGRSGYSLYSSAKAATVNLTQALADEWADAGVRVNCINPERTATPMRTKAFGQEAPGTLLDSQTVARTSVDVLISDQSGHVYDVRKDDPFSLGD; encoded by the coding sequence ATGACGAGGAATGTCGCCGTCCTGCTCGCCGGTGGTGTCGGGAGCCGGGTCGGACTCGACATCCCCAAGCAGCTGATCAAGGTCGCGGGCAAGACCCTGCTCGAGCACACCCTGCTCGCACTGCACGACCACGCCGACGTCGACGAGGTCGTCGTGATGATGACGCCCGGCCACACCGACGCGGTGCGCGACATCACCCGCGGCGGCGCCTACCCCAAGGTCACCGCGATCCTCGAGGGCGGCGAGACCCGCAACGACACCACCCAGCGTGCGATCGACCACCTGGCCGGGACCGGCGACGTCGCCGAGACCCGGATCCTGCTCCACGACGCGGTCCGCCCGCTCGTCACGCCGCGGATCATCGGCGAGTGCTTCACCGCGCTGGAGCGCTACCCGGCCGTCGACGTCGCCATCCCGTCGGCCGACACGATCATCGAGGTCGCCACCGACGACACCATCCGCAGCATCCCGCCGCGCGCGTCGCTGCGCCGCGGCCAGACGCCCCAGGCCTTCCGGCTCGACGTCCTCGCCCGGGCCTACGAGATCGCCGCCGGCGACCCCGACTTCACCGCCACCGACGACTGCAGCGTCGTGCTGAAGTACCTGCCCGACGAGCCGATCATCGTGGTCCACGGCGACGACCGGAACATGAAGGTCACCGAGCCGATCGACGTCTACATCGCCGACAAGCTCTTCCAGCTCACCGGCATCGACCTGCCCCGCGCGAAGGACGACGCCGGCTACCGCGCCGCGCTCGAGGGCAGGACGATGGTCGTCTTCGGCGGCAGCTACGGCATCGGTGCCGACATCGCCGAGCTCGCGCAGTCCTACGGCGCCACCGTGCTCACCTTCAGCCGGTCGACCACCAACACCGACGTGGGCCGTCGTGCCGACGTCGCCGCCGCGGCGAAGGAGGCGATCGCCAAGGCCGGCACCATCGACTTCGTCGTCAACACCGCCGGCGTGCTGCCCCGCGGCGAGCTCCTCGAGACCACCGAGGAGACGGTCTACGCCGCCACCGAGATCAACTACCTCGGGCCGATCTTCATCGCTCAGGAGTTCTACCCCCACCTCGCCGCCTCCCAGGGCTCCCTGCTCCTGTTCACGTCGAGCTCCTACACCCGCGGTCGCAGCGGCTACAGCCTCTACTCCTCGGCGAAGGCCGCCACGGTCAACCTGACCCAGGCGCTCGCCGACGAGTGGGCCGACGCGGGCGTGCGGGTCAACTGCATCAACCCCGAGCGGACCGCCACCCCGATGCGCACCAAGGCCTTCGGCCAGGAGGCCCCCGGCACCCTGCTCGACTCCCAGACGGTCGCGCGCACCTCGGTCGACGTGCTCATCTCCGACCAGTCGGGGCACGTCTACGACGTCCGCAAGGACGACCCCTTCAGCCTCGGCGACTGA